In Hoeflea ulvae, one genomic interval encodes:
- a CDS encoding carbon-nitrogen hydrolase family protein, translated as MTPFAIAGIQMYVNAVESNVDSMLHKLDVVMARFPWTQMVVFSELSPFGPLSRFAQPLLNETIERFQAAARRYNVWVIPGSMFEQAEDGLIYNTSTVINPEGAIIAHYRKMFPFLPYEAGIAGGTEFCVFDVPGVGRFGLSICYDIWFPETTRHLTSMGVEVLIHPVLTGTIDRSTEIAIAQATAAQFQCYIFDINGLGAGGIGQSCVVSPSATMLHRSMAGEDMFPVEIDLDQVRRQRETGFMGLGQVLKSFRDRAVDFPVYDRANGVDSYLHTLGKLETPGQGSKAGLPHAAAPAADPLQPLSEAPAAPATGLPLAAGKTVAG; from the coding sequence ATGACACCTTTCGCAATTGCCGGCATCCAGATGTATGTCAATGCCGTCGAGTCCAATGTCGATTCCATGCTGCACAAGCTCGACGTGGTGATGGCCAGGTTTCCCTGGACACAGATGGTGGTGTTCAGCGAACTCTCGCCCTTCGGCCCGCTGTCGCGCTTTGCGCAGCCGCTGCTCAATGAAACCATCGAGAGGTTTCAGGCCGCGGCCCGGCGCTACAATGTCTGGGTGATCCCGGGCTCGATGTTCGAACAGGCGGAAGACGGGCTGATCTACAACACTTCCACGGTGATCAATCCGGAGGGGGCCATCATTGCGCATTACCGCAAGATGTTCCCGTTCCTGCCCTATGAGGCCGGGATCGCCGGCGGCACGGAATTCTGTGTGTTCGACGTGCCCGGTGTCGGCCGGTTCGGGCTGTCGATCTGCTATGACATCTGGTTTCCGGAAACGACGCGTCATCTGACCAGCATGGGGGTCGAGGTGCTGATCCACCCGGTGCTGACCGGAACCATTGACCGCTCGACCGAGATCGCGATTGCGCAAGCCACCGCGGCGCAGTTCCAGTGCTACATCTTCGACATCAACGGGCTTGGCGCGGGCGGCATCGGCCAGTCCTGCGTGGTGTCTCCCTCGGCAACGATGTTGCACCGGTCGATGGCAGGGGAGGACATGTTCCCCGTCGAGATCGATCTCGACCAGGTCCGGCGCCAGCGCGAAACAGGCTTTATGGGGCTGGGTCAGGTGCTCAAGAGCTTCAGGGACCGGGCTGTCGATTTTCCCGTCTATGACCGGGCCAACGGCGTCGATTCCTATCTGCACACACTGGGCAAGCTCGAAACGCCGGGGCAGGGATCGAAGGCCGGTTTGCCACATGCCGCCGCACCGGCTGCCGATCCGCTTCAGCCGCTTTCCGAGGCACCTGCCGCCCCGGCGACAGGGCTGCCGCTGGCGGCCGGAAAGACGGTTGCGGGTTAA
- a CDS encoding TRAP transporter permease: MTDNNKAQASADSAQHGLSQAELDALVASSDTGARGTQGSVGKFIMLVALTWSLFQLWFASPIPFVLGFGVFNDTEARSIHLAFALFLAFAAFPADRTKFQLVLGMAVPLILAALFMMSAKDGSPVWWIPIVAIAVSGAVFLGSANDRIQPWEWAMAAISAMAALYLYFFYRDISSRVGAPITQDFVVAVIGILLLLEATRRALGAALMIVASVFLAYTVLGPYMPDIIAHKGNNLSEIVNHQWITTEGVFGIALGVSTSFVFLFVLFGSLLDRAGAGNYFIQVAFSLMGHMRGGPAKAAVVSSAMTGLISGSSIANVVTTGTFTIPLMKKVGFSAEKAGAVEVASSVNGQIMPPVMGAAAFLMVEYVGIPYFDVVKHAFLPAVISYIALVYIVHLEAMKAGMEGLPRAYTPKPIVQRLIGIAFTIAAICAVSFAVYYGMGWLRPAFPVAAPYIVFVLITAAYVGLVRIAAREEPLKLDDPNEAVTRLPLPGPTVRSGLHYILPVVVLVWALMVDRLSPGLSAFWATAYMVFILLTQRPLMAMFRKSSEIGTAMRQGWNELISGLVIGARNMIGIGIATATAGIIVGTVSQTGVGSSLADVVEVLSGGNIMAILLLTAILSLILGMGLPTTANYIVVSALLAPVIVTLGQQNGLLVPLIAVHLFVFYFGIMADVTPPVGLASFAAAAVSGGDPIKTGVIAFFYSLRTAALPFLFIFNTELLLIDVTWLQGIFVFIVATVAMLLFAAATQGWFLVRNRMYESVILLLVAFTLFRPGFFMDMIFPPYLEKDPAEITEAAAETPSGESLRVRVAGVNDLGDPIEFVALLPIGEGATGEEKLSSAGLTFRQDGDKMLIDDVAFGSAASSAGLDWDQEVLRVLKPVEVPSKYWMFIPALLILALVVMMQRRRAPAFVSTAAA, from the coding sequence ATGACAGACAACAACAAGGCACAGGCATCCGCGGACTCCGCACAGCACGGCCTGTCTCAGGCGGAACTTGATGCCCTGGTCGCGTCCTCCGACACCGGTGCGCGCGGTACCCAGGGCTCGGTGGGCAAATTCATCATGCTCGTCGCGCTGACCTGGTCACTGTTCCAGCTCTGGTTTGCATCTCCGATCCCCTTCGTCCTGGGCTTTGGCGTCTTCAATGATACCGAAGCACGCTCAATCCATCTGGCTTTCGCCCTGTTTCTCGCATTCGCGGCATTTCCTGCCGACCGGACAAAATTCCAGCTCGTGCTCGGGATGGCGGTGCCGCTCATCCTTGCGGCCCTGTTCATGATGTCGGCCAAGGACGGTTCGCCGGTCTGGTGGATTCCGATCGTGGCGATTGCCGTGTCCGGCGCGGTCTTTCTCGGATCGGCCAATGACCGGATCCAGCCCTGGGAATGGGCCATGGCCGCCATCAGCGCGATGGCCGCGCTCTATCTGTATTTCTTCTACCGGGACATCTCGAGCCGTGTCGGCGCGCCGATCACCCAGGATTTCGTGGTCGCCGTCATCGGCATCCTGCTGTTGCTGGAGGCAACGCGCCGCGCCCTGGGCGCCGCCCTGATGATCGTCGCCTCGGTGTTCCTCGCCTACACGGTGCTCGGGCCCTATATGCCTGACATCATTGCCCACAAGGGCAACAACCTTTCCGAAATCGTCAATCACCAGTGGATCACCACGGAAGGCGTCTTCGGCATCGCGCTGGGTGTGTCGACATCGTTCGTGTTTCTGTTCGTGCTGTTCGGCTCCCTGCTCGATCGCGCGGGCGCGGGCAATTATTTCATCCAGGTGGCCTTCAGCCTGATGGGCCACATGCGTGGCGGACCGGCCAAGGCCGCCGTCGTCTCCTCGGCCATGACCGGCCTGATTTCCGGCTCGTCCATCGCCAATGTGGTGACCACCGGCACCTTCACCATCCCATTGATGAAGAAGGTCGGGTTTTCGGCGGAAAAGGCCGGTGCGGTTGAAGTCGCATCCTCCGTCAATGGCCAGATCATGCCTCCGGTCATGGGGGCTGCCGCCTTCCTGATGGTCGAATATGTCGGCATTCCCTATTTCGACGTGGTCAAGCACGCCTTTCTGCCGGCCGTGATTTCCTACATCGCTCTGGTCTATATCGTGCATCTCGAGGCCATGAAGGCCGGCATGGAGGGGCTGCCCCGCGCCTATACCCCGAAGCCCATCGTGCAGCGGCTCATCGGCATTGCCTTCACCATCGCCGCAATCTGTGCCGTCTCCTTTGCCGTCTATTACGGCATGGGCTGGCTGCGTCCGGCATTCCCGGTGGCGGCACCCTATATCGTCTTCGTACTGATCACGGCCGCCTATGTCGGCCTGGTGCGCATTGCGGCGCGTGAAGAGCCGCTCAAGCTTGACGATCCGAATGAAGCCGTCACCCGGCTGCCACTGCCGGGCCCCACGGTCCGCTCTGGCCTGCACTACATCCTGCCGGTGGTGGTTCTGGTCTGGGCCCTGATGGTCGACCGGCTTTCGCCGGGTCTCTCGGCCTTCTGGGCCACCGCCTACATGGTCTTCATTCTGCTGACACAGCGGCCGCTGATGGCCATGTTCCGCAAGAGCAGCGAAATCGGAACCGCCATGCGTCAGGGCTGGAACGAGCTGATCAGCGGATTGGTGATCGGTGCCCGCAACATGATCGGCATCGGCATCGCCACCGCGACCGCCGGCATCATTGTCGGCACCGTCAGCCAGACCGGCGTCGGATCCTCGCTTGCCGATGTGGTCGAGGTCCTCTCCGGCGGCAACATCATGGCCATCCTGCTTCTGACCGCGATCCTGTCGCTGATCCTGGGCATGGGCCTGCCGACAACGGCCAACTACATCGTCGTGTCGGCGCTGCTGGCGCCGGTGATCGTCACGCTCGGGCAGCAGAACGGCCTGCTGGTTCCGCTGATCGCGGTGCATCTGTTCGTGTTCTATTTCGGCATCATGGCTGACGTGACGCCGCCGGTTGGTCTGGCGAGTTTCGCCGCAGCCGCGGTGTCGGGCGGCGATCCGATCAAGACCGGGGTGATCGCGTTTTTTTACAGCCTGCGCACCGCCGCCCTGCCGTTCCTGTTCATCTTCAACACTGAACTTCTGCTGATCGATGTGACCTGGCTGCAGGGCATATTCGTGTTCATTGTGGCGACGGTGGCGATGTTGCTCTTCGCCGCCGCCACGCAAGGGTGGTTCCTGGTGCGCAACCGCATGTATGAATCCGTGATCCTGCTTCTGGTTGCCTTCACCTTGTTCAGGCCCGGATTCTTCATGGACATGATCTTTCCGCCCTATCTGGAAAAGGACCCGGCTGAAATCACCGAAGCCGCTGCGGAAACGCCGAGCGGAGAGTCGCTGCGGGTGCGGGTTGCCGGCGTCAATGATCTCGGCGATCCGATCGAGTTCGTGGCCCTGCTTCCCATCGGCGAAGGCGCAACCGGGGAGGAGAAGCTCAGCAGTGCCGGGCTGACCTTCCGCCAGGATGGCGACAAGATGCTGATCGATGATGTCGCTTTCGGGTCCGCGGCGTCGTCCGCCGGTCTTGACTGGGATCAAGAGGTTCTGCGCGTGCTCAAGCCTGTCGAAGTGCCCAGCAAATACTGGATGTTCATCCCCGCACTCCTGATTCTGGCTCTGGTGGTGATGATGCAGCGGCGCCGGGCTCCGGCCTTTGTTTCCACTGCGGCTGCCTAG
- a CDS encoding universal stress protein yields the protein MYKTILVTIDLTHKPSWELALPEAVALAKASGGVLHVLSVVPNVRSPLVAGYLPAGFETHALKDANAQLGKIVEDNVDASVETHAHLAHGVVHEEVLKAIATVKADLVVMASHSPDRVREFLVGSQADRVVRRSPVSVLVVRK from the coding sequence ATGTACAAGACCATTCTTGTCACCATCGATCTGACACACAAGCCATCATGGGAGCTTGCGCTGCCGGAAGCGGTGGCGCTGGCAAAGGCCAGTGGCGGCGTGCTGCACGTGCTGTCGGTGGTGCCCAATGTGCGGTCGCCACTGGTTGCCGGCTATCTGCCCGCGGGGTTTGAAACCCATGCGCTCAAGGACGCCAATGCACAGCTTGGCAAGATTGTCGAAGACAATGTCGATGCGTCGGTTGAGACCCATGCCCATCTGGCGCATGGCGTCGTGCATGAGGAGGTGCTGAAGGCCATTGCGACGGTCAAGGCCGATCTCGTGGTCATGGCCAGCCACTCGCCCGACCGGGTGCGTGAGTTCCTGGTGGGCTCGCAGGCCGACCGGGTGGTTCGGCGTTCGCCGGTTTCGGTGCTGGTTGTCAGAAAATAG